The sequence CTCAGATTGCAACAAACGATAGTTATGTACTGGTTTCTAATACCACAAAAAATGCAGTGAATAGTAATAATATTCAGAGTGGTAAGTTAGATCAGAGCTTGAAATATATCGAAATGCCGTTAGAGGTTTCGTATGCCGTTTTTTCTAAAAACAAAGCAAGCATCAGTTTAAATACTGGAGGTTTTGTTGGAAAATTAATTGCAAACAACATTGCTCTTGACGGAAATTCAATTGGTGAAAACGTAAACGCAAATGATTTTGTTTACGGTTCCACTTTAAGCAGTACAGTACAATATCGCGTTTATAAAAAAACAAATGTTTTTGTAGAACCAGCAATGAATTATTACATTAATCCTTTGAGCAGTCAGTCTTTCAATCAATTCCAATGGGGATTGAATTTTGGATTGAATGTTTCATTTTAAATAAATTATTAACCATTTAAACCCCAAACCACGTAACCCCCTAAACCTACATAATTTTGAAAACAAGCCTAAAAGCAAGTCTTCTCAAAATGATCGTAAAAAACCATTGGTCTAACCACAAATCTTTCCCCCAGGATTTAATTTTAGCCAAGGAACTGGTTTATGATTGCTTTGATTTTGACTGCACGCAGCCTCAACAGGAAAGCGAAAGCATTGATTATAGTGCGTACCGTTTCCTGATGAATGAAAAACATATTTGTTATCGCGAGGCCAAAATTACCCCAGCAAAAACTGGACAGTTTGTTACTTTGTGGAAACGAAGCAGACTGGGAGTTATTGAACCTTTTGATCATAGTGATGCTATCGATTTTGTGATCGTAAGCGTTCGTAAAGATGATCTTTTGGGACAATTTATCTTTCCAAAAAATGTTTTGCTGGAAAAAGCTGTTTTTTCTTCTAAAACTGAAGAAGGAAAAAGAGCCATCAGAGTTTATCCTCCTTGGGATAAAACTGAAAGCAAACAAGCAAAAAAATCACAACAATGGCAACTAGAATATTTTTATCCGATAGTTCCAGAACCTGATTTTGACGCTTTTAAAAAATTGATTTCCTATTAATACAAAAAAAGGCTCTCTATTTCTTAGAAAGCCTTTTTTCTTTTTATATCTAAAACTTTAAATTGCAGTATAACCGCCATCTGCAATAATATAACTTCCTGTTGTAAACGACGATTTTTCAGAACTTAGAAACACAACCAAATCGGCGACTTCTTGAGCAGTTCCTAATCGATTCATTGGCGCCTTTGCTGCAACGGCATCCATTAAATCCTGAGTCAGGTTGTCTTTTAACAAAGCAGTTTCAATGTAACCCGGCCCAACTGCATTACAGCGAATGTTTTTCAAAGCATATTCGGCCGCGATATTTTTAGTCAAACCAACCACGCCATGTTTTGATGCTGTGTAAGCAGGACTATTTGGCGCCGCCACTTGACCGTGAATCGAAGCGATATTGACTATGCTTCCGCCACCATTTTTTTCCATTTGCTCTAATTGATATCTACAGGCATAAAAAACACCGCTTAAATTAAGCGCAATTACACGATCCCACGCTTCTGGATCATATTCGCCAGTTGGCTTTGCTGGCCCGCCCATTCCGGCATTGTTACAGGCGATATCAAGACGTCCGTATTTTGAAACCACAACCTCAACCATATGTTTGTTGTCAATTGCACTCGACGAATCGCCTTTCACAAAAAAAGCTTCACCTCCGCTGTCTTTAATCATTTTTACGGTTTCTTCACCATGTTCAACATTAATATCTGAAAGGACCACTTTTGCCCCTTCTCGAGCATAGGCTTCTGCAACTGCACGTCCAATTCCGGAACCACCACCAGATACAAAAGCTACTTTGTTTTCTAAAAGTGCCATATTGTAAAATTTTAAATTGCTCCTACAATTTACGAAGATATTACTGGTTTGAAGCCTTAAAAAATGAGTTTAGCATAACATTAACCTGATATGCTAATCAAATGTTATTTGATGATAAATTGATGATTATCTGCAAGAAAATCCGTATTTATTGTTCTTCATCTAATTTCATGTTTCCACGATCTTCATGACTTTCCGGATTTGAATTTGGATACCGATTGGGCGTTATATCAGAATTTCGATCTTTATTTTCTATGGTTTTGCTGGCTTCTTCATCTGTCTCCACGCCACGATTTGCATTTGGATTATCGGGATTTACGCTGTCGGCGACTTTGTCAATTTCTTCGTTTACGTTTCGGGCACGATCCACAATTTCTTTTGCGCCTTTTTCATCCGTTACAATTTCCGGTTCCAGATTTGCTTTATCATATTTCGTATCGTGCGACACGTTTTTACCTTTTGTTTCATCTATATTTTTCTGGACTCCGTTTATTTTTTTTGTCCCTAAATTACTCGTTTCCATACTATTTTCATTTAATATTCTTAGTATAATATTACAAATTCTAGAGTCGAAAAATTTATCGCTTTAAATTGCCTTTTTTCATAATTACCACGTGATAGAATTTTCTTACCTTTATTAAAAATAATTCAATAAACATTATTATTATGAATTTCTTCAAAATCAAAACCAGCTGGTCAAATGCCGAATTTATTCTGATCAAATTATGTATGGCTTCCATTTATATTTTGATTGGAAGCTATTTTCACGAGTTTTTTCAAAACTATTATCCTGTTTTAATTGTCATTTTTGCAATTACTGTAGTCTGGTTTGTGTACCAATGGCTGAAAAAAATTAAAGCATAAAAACTTTGCAAGTTAATTTTGCCAAAGAAACTATCTTTGCAAAAAATTAAAACATGCACCGACATTTCATTCTTTTTAAACCTTATGGCTACTTAAGCCAATTTATTTATGAATTAAAAAGAAAGAAAAAGCTTTTGGGCGAATTGCATAATTTTCCCGAAGGAACAATGGCAATCGGAAGACTCGATGAAGATTCTGAAGGGTTACTGTTGCTGACAACCGACGGAAACATGAGCGAACTCGTTAGAAGCAAAAAGGTTGACAAAGAATATTATGTTCAAGTTGATGGATTAATTACTCCCGAAGCCATAGAGCAATTGCAAAAAGGTGTCGAAATTGGACTTGATGGTGGCAAATACAAAACCAAACCATGTAAAGCTTTTATCGTTACTGAAATTCCTGATTTTGGGCCAAGAGCAAAAAAAATCAGAGACGAACGCCACGGACCAACTTCGTGGGCGTCAATCACGATTCGAGAAGGAAAATTTCGTCAAGTTCGAAAAATGACTGCAGCAGTAGGATTTCCAACATTGAGATTAGTGCGTGTACGAATTGGAAATGTATATTTGCAAAACTTAAAAGCCGGAGAAGTTCTTGAAGTTCACGATTTTCAATTAGATAATTAGAAAATGTGACAATTAGATAATTGTTAAAACTCATAATTTATAACTCAAAAAAATGCTAAACGTTGTTCTTGTTGAACCTGAAATACCTAATAATACTGGAAATATTGGAAGATTGTGCGTTGGTACAGAAAGCCGACTTCATTTAATTCATCCTTTTGGATTCGTAATTAATGACAAAAACCTAAAACGTTCGGGATTGGATTATTGGGTGCATCTTGATGTAACCGAATATCAAAATGTCGAAGAATGGATTGCGCAGATTCCAGATCATTCACGCGTATTTTTGATGAGTTCACATTCTGAAAAATCATATTTAGAAAATGAATTTCAAGATGGCGATTGGTTGGTTTTCGGGAAAGAAAGCGTTGGTTTGAGCAAAGAATTTATGGCTCGATTCGAAAATCATTTAACGATTCCGATGTCTCCGCTGATTCGCAGTTTTAATATTGCAAATTCTGTGGCTTTTGTGGTTGGTGAAGCTAAAAGGCAAATTGGACTAAAAAAATAACTGAAGTGTTACTGCAAGGTTTTCAAAACCTTGCAGGAAATGCATTACGTCACAATAAACTTCCCTTTTTCAGCATCAAAAATTATATGTTCATCTTTGAACAAATTTCCAAAACTTCCGTTTGAAATTAAATTGCATGGTTCATCTTGCACTATGTTTTCGGGCGTCATCATGATCATTTCGTCACTTAACTGAATTGCCAAATCAATATCATGCGTTGAAAACAAAATGCATTTTTCTGTTTCCTGAGTCAGTTTTTTTAATAGTTTGAATAATGAAACTTTATGAAGCAAATCAAGATGTGTAGTAGGTTCATCCAAAATAATCAAAGGCGTATCTTGAGCGAGTGCTCGTGCAATTAAGACTTTCTGCAATTGTCCGTCGCTTATTTCAAAATGTTTTTTATTTGCCAAATGGGTGATTTGAGTCAAGGCTAAAGCTTCATTGACTTTTACAATATCTTCGGGAGTCAAAGTTCCAACCCAATTGGTATAAGGTTGGCGTCCAAGTGCTACCAATTCAAAAACTGAAAGATTGCTTGGTGGCAGTTTTTCTGTTAAAACCAAACTTAAATTTTGGGCTAATTCTAAAGGTTTGTAGTCCGAAATATTTTTTTCATTCAAATAAACATTTCCTGATAAAGGTTTTTGAATTCCGGTGATTGTTCGCAATAACGTAGATTTTCCTATTCCGTTTGCACCAATCAAAGTAATGAGTTTTCCTGATGCTAAGTTTAGATTTAGATGCTCAGCAATGGTTGTAACTCCTTTCTTGGATTTGTATCCAATATTTAAATTTGAAGTTGATAGAATTGTTTTCATTTTTAAGATGCTAAGATTCTAAGTTACTGAGACACTAAGTTTTTTTTAAAACGGTGAAAATCTGTTTAATCCGATTAATCTGTGGCCAAATAAATTATTTAAAATTTCTTTTTCTAACTAAAAGCCAAATTACCACTGGCGCGCCAATTATCGATGTTATGGCATTGATTGGAAGTGTAACATCAAATCCTGGCATTTGTGAAACAATATCACAAAAAAGCATTATTATAGATCCAAAAAACAATGTACTCCAAAACAATATGGTGTGATTGCTTGTTTGAAAAACCAGTTTTGCAATATGTGGCACTGCAAGCCCAATAAAAGCAATTGGCCCGGCAAAAGCCGTAATACTTCCTGATAAAATACTCGTCGCGAATATGATAATCAATCTTGCTTTTTTAAAGTTCAGCCCCATGCTTTTTGCGTAATTTTCGCCCAAAAGCAATGCATTTAACGGTTTTATACTACTTGCACTTAAAATCAAACCAATTCCGACGCAAACTGTCAGAATTACGATAGTTCCCCAAGAAAGATTTCCGAGACTTCCCATTGACCAAAACGTGAATTTTTGAAGTTGTTCTGCAGTACTGAAATAGGTTAAAACACTGACAATTGCAGTTGTAAAACTCCCAAACATCAATCCTACAATCAAAATTGCCATTGTATCGCGCAATCTTTGTGAAACTACTAAAACCAAAAGCAAAACTAGAGTACTTCCAAAAGTAGATGCAATCACAATTCCGTAGGATGACAGCGCAATTACCTGTAAAAAAGAAGGCAAAAATCCTGCTCCCAAAATCACAAAAGCAACGCCTAAACTTGCTCCAGAACTTAATCCTAAAACATACGGCCCAGCCAACGGGTTCCGAAATAATGTCTGCATTAAAAGTCCGCTGATCGAAAGTCCAGTTCCTACTAAAACCGCCGTAATTGCTTTTGGCAAACGATAATTTATTATGATGTATTCCCAAGTCGATTTTGTAGCCTGTCCTCCAGTTAAACTCGAAAAAACTTCTTTCAGCGGAATTGTAACCGAACCCAGACTAATGCTTGCAAAAAACATCAGCCAAAGTCCAAGAGACAAAACGACAAATAAAATGGTATTTCTTTTTTTGTTTGCCAATTTAATTCAGTTTTGATGCAAATGTAAATTCGTAACCTTCCAATAAATCCGGATGGAAAATTTTGATATAATCTTTTAAAACCAAATCCGGACGGCTTGGCGATAATTCATAAAAAATTGTTCCGCCGGTTGCGCCAAATTTACTTTCTAATGAGTAAACCGTCTTATTTTTAAAAGCATCAAATTCAGCATAATGAGGATTTGCTTTTTGTAAATCTTCTAACGTTTTAAAAGAACCAGAAACCACCCAAACATTTGCAGTTTTTGCTTTGTCCAAAACTTTTTCAAAAGACAAGCCCTCGCTTCCAGTTCCTTTCAAATTGCTCCATAAATAATCGGCTTTGGCATCTTTCATAAATTGTGCAACCCAGCTATTTCCTTTTGCCACATACCAAGCATCTTCGTACATTGAACCGTATAAAACTTTTGTTGTTGCTGGTTTATTTTCTACCAATTTTTTAGCTTGATTGTAGCTTTCCACAATTTTATCAAACAATTCTTTGGCTTTGTCTTCTTTTCCAAATAAAGCGCCGTAAAGCTTAATCCATTCGGCTTTTCCAAGTGGAGATTGTTCCATCCAATCACCTTGAATCAAGACATTCAAACCGCTTTTTTTCAAATTATCCAACATCGGATTATTGTTGTCAACTCCAAAAGTCACAATCAAATCAGGAGACAATTCGATAAGTTGTTCTATGTTTAATTTTTCGTTTTGTCCAACATTTTTTACTGAACCTTTATCAATCAATGCTCTTGTTTTTTCAGAAGAAATATAATCGGTATGTGGAAAACCAACCAATTTATCTTCGACTTCCAACATTTCTAAAAACGGAATATTTGTTGTCGAAGTAACCACTACTGATTCTAATGGCACTTTTATTGTTGTATAAGTTTGAAGACTGTCTGGAACCTTAGCATCTTTTTCCTTCAACACATATTTAAAATCCTTATTTGCATTAGGCCAAGGATTTGA comes from Flavobacterium sp. KACC 22761 and encodes:
- a CDS encoding MepB family protein translates to MKTSLKASLLKMIVKNHWSNHKSFPQDLILAKELVYDCFDFDCTQPQQESESIDYSAYRFLMNEKHICYREAKITPAKTGQFVTLWKRSRLGVIEPFDHSDAIDFVIVSVRKDDLLGQFIFPKNVLLEKAVFSSKTEEGKRAIRVYPPWDKTESKQAKKSQQWQLEYFYPIVPEPDFDAFKKLISY
- a CDS encoding glucose 1-dehydrogenase → MALLENKVAFVSGGGSGIGRAVAEAYAREGAKVVLSDINVEHGEETVKMIKDSGGEAFFVKGDSSSAIDNKHMVEVVVSKYGRLDIACNNAGMGGPAKPTGEYDPEAWDRVIALNLSGVFYACRYQLEQMEKNGGGSIVNIASIHGQVAAPNSPAYTASKHGVVGLTKNIAAEYALKNIRCNAVGPGYIETALLKDNLTQDLMDAVAAKAPMNRLGTAQEVADLVVFLSSEKSSFTTGSYIIADGGYTAI
- a CDS encoding pseudouridine synthase; amino-acid sequence: MHRHFILFKPYGYLSQFIYELKRKKKLLGELHNFPEGTMAIGRLDEDSEGLLLLTTDGNMSELVRSKKVDKEYYVQVDGLITPEAIEQLQKGVEIGLDGGKYKTKPCKAFIVTEIPDFGPRAKKIRDERHGPTSWASITIREGKFRQVRKMTAAVGFPTLRLVRVRIGNVYLQNLKAGEVLEVHDFQLDN
- a CDS encoding tRNA (cytidine(34)-2'-O)-methyltransferase gives rise to the protein MLNVVLVEPEIPNNTGNIGRLCVGTESRLHLIHPFGFVINDKNLKRSGLDYWVHLDVTEYQNVEEWIAQIPDHSRVFLMSSHSEKSYLENEFQDGDWLVFGKESVGLSKEFMARFENHLTIPMSPLIRSFNIANSVAFVVGEAKRQIGLKK
- a CDS encoding ABC transporter ATP-binding protein encodes the protein MKTILSTSNLNIGYKSKKGVTTIAEHLNLNLASGKLITLIGANGIGKSTLLRTITGIQKPLSGNVYLNEKNISDYKPLELAQNLSLVLTEKLPPSNLSVFELVALGRQPYTNWVGTLTPEDIVKVNEALALTQITHLANKKHFEISDGQLQKVLIARALAQDTPLIILDEPTTHLDLLHKVSLFKLLKKLTQETEKCILFSTHDIDLAIQLSDEMIMMTPENIVQDEPCNLISNGSFGNLFKDEHIIFDAEKGKFIVT
- a CDS encoding FecCD family ABC transporter permease — its product is MANKKRNTILFVVLSLGLWLMFFASISLGSVTIPLKEVFSSLTGGQATKSTWEYIIINYRLPKAITAVLVGTGLSISGLLMQTLFRNPLAGPYVLGLSSGASLGVAFVILGAGFLPSFLQVIALSSYGIVIASTFGSTLVLLLVLVVSQRLRDTMAILIVGLMFGSFTTAIVSVLTYFSTAEQLQKFTFWSMGSLGNLSWGTIVILTVCVGIGLILSASSIKPLNALLLGENYAKSMGLNFKKARLIIIFATSILSGSITAFAGPIAFIGLAVPHIAKLVFQTSNHTILFWSTLFFGSIIMLFCDIVSQMPGFDVTLPINAITSIIGAPVVIWLLVRKRNFK
- a CDS encoding ABC transporter substrate-binding protein encodes the protein MKFYLPKLVFFLSFFILTSCKKSENIETIKSETAKNSIEFASGLSIVKQEGYSVVTISNPWPNANKDFKYVLKEKDAKVPDSLQTYTTIKVPLESVVVTSTTNIPFLEMLEVEDKLVGFPHTDYISSEKTRALIDKGSVKNVGQNEKLNIEQLIELSPDLIVTFGVDNNNPMLDNLKKSGLNVLIQGDWMEQSPLGKAEWIKLYGALFGKEDKAKELFDKIVESYNQAKKLVENKPATTKVLYGSMYEDAWYVAKGNSWVAQFMKDAKADYLWSNLKGTGSEGLSFEKVLDKAKTANVWVVSGSFKTLEDLQKANPHYAEFDAFKNKTVYSLESKFGATGGTIFYELSPSRPDLVLKDYIKIFHPDLLEGYEFTFASKLN